A DNA window from Pseudomonas resinovorans NBRC 106553 contains the following coding sequences:
- the queD gene encoding 6-carboxytetrahydropterin synthase QueD, with translation MEIFKEFIFEAAHQLPHVPAGHKCGRLHGHSFRVAIYIEGEPDPHTGWIRDFSELKAIFKPLYEQLDHNYLNEIPGLENPTSEVLAKWIWQQLKPLLPELSRIRIHETCTSGCEYRGD, from the coding sequence GTGGAAATTTTCAAAGAGTTCATCTTCGAAGCTGCACACCAGCTCCCCCACGTGCCGGCCGGCCACAAATGCGGTCGCCTGCACGGTCACTCCTTCCGTGTGGCCATCTACATCGAGGGTGAGCCCGATCCCCATACCGGCTGGATTCGCGACTTCTCCGAGCTCAAGGCGATCTTCAAGCCGCTCTACGAGCAGCTCGATCACAATTACCTCAACGAGATCCCCGGCCTGGAAAACCCCACCAGCGAAGTACTCGCCAAGTGGATCTGGCAGCAGCTCAAGCCCCTGCTCCCGGAGCTTTCCCGCATCCGCATCCACGAAACCTGCACCAGTGGCTGCGAATACCGCGGCGACTGA
- a CDS encoding STAS/SEC14 domain-containing protein, with the protein MFQVMRNGANRVDVDFAGKLDSNEMRTGLAELASQSEGIAHGRMLYRVGSFEMPTLGAMAVEVSQLPQLFKVVRRFDRMAVVADKGWVRKASELEGALIPGLEIKAFGSAQSAEAEAWLQR; encoded by the coding sequence ATGTTCCAGGTAATGCGCAATGGCGCGAACCGCGTCGACGTCGACTTCGCCGGCAAGCTCGACAGCAACGAGATGCGAACCGGCCTCGCCGAGCTGGCGAGCCAGTCCGAGGGCATCGCCCACGGTCGCATGCTCTACCGGGTGGGCAGCTTCGAAATGCCGACCCTGGGCGCGATGGCGGTGGAAGTCTCGCAACTGCCCCAGCTGTTCAAGGTGGTGCGGCGCTTCGATCGCATGGCGGTGGTGGCCGACAAGGGCTGGGTCCGTAAGGCCAGCGAGCTGGAAGGCGCGCTGATCCCGGGGCTCGAGATCAAGGCCTTCGGTTCGGCTCAATCGGCGGAGGCGGAGGCCTGGCTGCAGCGTTAA
- a CDS encoding aldehyde dehydrogenase family protein, giving the protein MSEATLYIDGRWGTPKQGHQFSSIDPATEVCIAHLAAAGEEDVDQAVTAARRAFDREWRHTRGQERALYLEALANNLEQRNDDLAALEVCDNGKPLARAAWDVAEAIGCFRYYAELARELDGRQDQLRDMEDASFSCRVRHGPVGVVGQVIPWSYPLLMAAWTVAPALAAGATCVLLSSELTPLSALELGLAASRVELPPGVLNVLSGYRAQAGRILARHSGVDRLAFDGVLPNEVRSLSAAAADIRNISLELGGKSTLILFDDVDIEVAVEWIVSGCLWNQGQVGSALSRVLVQERIAPRLLERLVQAAQEVKLGPGMVEGVQLGPLINSWHHRQVMMAIEQGRQDGRLLIGGRRPRYLPTGYFIEPALFYEPDIRSPLWRGEILGPVLCLKCFRTEAEALALASHGRPGLAAAVMSADTARADRVANGLRADIVWLNGSPASVPPTPWSGRQPSGIAGELGRWGLESYLDFKQVTRYHRDEPEDV; this is encoded by the coding sequence ATGAGCGAGGCCACGCTCTACATCGATGGGCGCTGGGGGACGCCGAAGCAGGGGCACCAGTTCAGCAGTATCGATCCGGCTACCGAGGTTTGCATCGCTCATCTCGCGGCGGCTGGCGAGGAGGATGTGGACCAGGCGGTGACGGCCGCGCGCCGGGCTTTCGATCGCGAGTGGCGGCATACGCGGGGTCAGGAGCGGGCGCTCTACCTCGAAGCCCTGGCCAATAACCTGGAGCAGCGCAATGACGACCTGGCGGCACTGGAGGTGTGCGACAACGGCAAGCCGCTGGCGCGGGCGGCCTGGGATGTGGCCGAGGCCATCGGTTGCTTCCGCTACTACGCCGAGCTGGCGCGGGAGCTGGATGGGCGGCAGGACCAGTTGCGGGATATGGAGGATGCGTCTTTCAGTTGTCGCGTCCGCCATGGGCCGGTGGGGGTGGTGGGGCAGGTCATCCCCTGGAGCTACCCCTTGCTGATGGCGGCCTGGACGGTGGCTCCCGCACTGGCGGCGGGGGCCACCTGTGTGCTGCTGTCGTCCGAGCTCACGCCGCTGAGCGCTCTCGAGCTGGGGCTGGCGGCCAGCCGGGTCGAGTTGCCGCCGGGGGTGCTGAATGTGTTGTCGGGGTATCGGGCCCAGGCCGGTCGCATCCTGGCCCGGCATTCCGGCGTGGACAGGCTGGCCTTCGACGGCGTGCTGCCCAACGAGGTGCGGAGCCTTTCGGCGGCCGCTGCCGATATCCGCAATATCAGCCTGGAGCTGGGCGGCAAGTCCACGCTGATCCTGTTCGACGATGTGGATATCGAGGTGGCGGTGGAGTGGATCGTCTCCGGCTGCCTCTGGAACCAGGGGCAGGTGGGCAGCGCGCTTTCCCGCGTACTGGTGCAGGAGCGCATCGCGCCGCGCCTGCTGGAGCGTCTGGTGCAGGCCGCCCAGGAGGTAAAGCTGGGGCCCGGGATGGTGGAAGGGGTGCAACTGGGGCCGCTGATCAACTCCTGGCATCACCGGCAGGTGATGATGGCCATCGAGCAAGGCCGGCAGGATGGGCGGCTGCTGATCGGCGGCAGGCGTCCCCGGTATTTGCCGACCGGCTATTTCATCGAGCCGGCGCTCTTCTACGAACCCGATATCAGGTCGCCGCTCTGGCGCGGGGAGATCCTTGGCCCGGTGCTCTGCCTGAAGTGCTTCCGTACCGAGGCGGAAGCCCTGGCACTGGCCAGCCATGGTCGCCCAGGGCTCGCCGCTGCGGTGATGTCCGCCGATACCGCGCGCGCCGATCGCGTCGCCAACGGCCTGCGCGCCGATATCGTCTGGCTCAACGGCTCGCCCGCCAGTGTTCCGCCGACTCCCTGGAGTGGCAGGCAGCCGAGCGGTATCGCCGGCGAGCTGGGTCGCTGGGGGCTGGAGAGCTACCTGGATTTCAAGCAGGTGACCCGCTACCACCGGGATGAACCCGAAGACGTTTGA
- a CDS encoding hydroxyisourate hydrolase, translated as MLHGVSPRLTIHLLDTFHGAPAVGLRGDFSRLESGQTIALQSFSVNANGRTDEPLLMGGSYRVGDYELLLHIDDYFRMKGARLPSPAFLSKVPIRVRITSADERLHLPVQFGPWSYTYYRGS; from the coding sequence GTGCTGCACGGTGTCAGCCCGAGGCTGACGATCCATCTACTGGACACTTTCCACGGCGCCCCTGCGGTGGGGCTGCGTGGCGACTTCTCCAGGCTGGAGAGCGGCCAGACGATTGCGCTGCAGTCCTTCAGCGTCAACGCCAACGGGCGTACCGACGAGCCGCTACTGATGGGTGGCAGCTACCGGGTAGGCGATTACGAGTTGCTGCTGCACATCGACGACTACTTCCGCATGAAAGGTGCGCGGCTGCCATCGCCGGCCTTTCTCTCCAAGGTGCCCATCCGCGTGCGTATCACCAGTGCGGACGAGCGCCTGCACCTGCCCGTTCAGTTCGGTCCCTGGAGTTACACCTACTATCGCGGCAGTTGA
- a CDS encoding LysR family transcriptional regulator: protein MRSDDPFDTYLLRVLCLLVAERSVSRTAIRLNQSQPAISGALKRLRHIFGDPLVIREKNSMVPTERGLQLAQDAQAALDALDHLLTTDEPFNAECCDRTFTLAVPDYLAPPFFADMVRRFRVQSPKARLVTLPMSEGFDFERALAEGEVDIVIGNWPAPPEHLHLAVLLEDEVVCLMARDNPLARPGKLTAERYLNASHLVPLPYSGSQRGVVDSSLASRRMQRAKRVSCPYFALAPYLVSESDLILTTARHFAAYYARRMPLTIQPAPFDFPLMRFYLLWHPTRHRSAAHIWLRGLLMESAQALRAIASTARTF from the coding sequence ATGAGAAGTGACGACCCGTTCGATACCTACCTGCTGCGCGTGCTGTGCCTGCTGGTTGCCGAGCGCAGCGTGTCGCGTACCGCAATTCGCCTGAATCAGTCACAGCCGGCCATCAGTGGAGCCCTCAAGCGCCTGCGGCATATCTTTGGCGACCCCCTGGTGATCCGCGAGAAGAACAGCATGGTGCCCACCGAGCGTGGCCTGCAGCTCGCCCAGGATGCCCAGGCCGCCCTCGATGCCCTCGACCATCTGCTGACCACTGACGAGCCGTTCAACGCCGAATGTTGCGATCGCACCTTCACCCTCGCCGTGCCGGACTACCTCGCCCCACCCTTCTTCGCCGATATGGTTCGGCGCTTCCGCGTGCAATCGCCCAAGGCCAGGCTGGTGACCCTGCCGATGAGCGAGGGCTTCGACTTCGAACGGGCCCTGGCCGAGGGCGAAGTGGATATCGTCATAGGCAACTGGCCCGCCCCACCCGAGCACCTGCACCTGGCGGTGCTGCTGGAAGACGAAGTGGTCTGCCTGATGGCCAGGGACAACCCCCTCGCTCGGCCCGGCAAGCTGACGGCGGAGCGCTACCTCAACGCCTCCCACCTGGTGCCGCTGCCTTACTCCGGGTCCCAGCGCGGCGTTGTCGACAGCAGCCTGGCGTCCCGGCGCATGCAGCGCGCCAAACGGGTGTCCTGCCCCTATTTCGCCCTGGCCCCATACCTGGTGAGCGAGTCCGATCTGATCCTCACCACGGCGCGGCATTTCGCGGCCTACTACGCGCGGCGCATGCCCCTGACGATCCAGCCGGCGCCGTTCGACTTCCCACTGATGCGCTTCTACCTGCTCTGGCATCCCACTCGGCACCGCTCTGCCGCGCACATCTGGCTGAGGGGGTTGCTGATGGAGAGCGCCCAGGCCCTCAGGGCCATCGCCAGCACGGCAAGAACGTTCTGA
- the uraH gene encoding hydroxyisourate hydrolase, with protein MAGITTHVLDLANGRPMAGVRIELFDLGTTPPTLLAQALSNADGRTDEPMLAAQAARPGDFELRFAVGEHFKDSNALAEVVPVRFTVFDPTQHYHVPLLCSPWCFSTYRGS; from the coding sequence ATGGCCGGAATCACCACTCACGTGCTGGACCTCGCAAATGGCAGGCCGATGGCGGGCGTGCGGATCGAACTCTTCGATCTCGGCACCACGCCGCCGACATTGCTCGCCCAGGCGCTCAGCAATGCCGATGGCCGCACCGACGAGCCCATGCTGGCCGCGCAGGCGGCGCGGCCCGGCGATTTCGAGCTGCGCTTCGCCGTTGGAGAGCATTTCAAGGACTCAAACGCCTTGGCGGAGGTGGTTCCCGTGCGGTTCACGGTGTTCGACCCGACACAGCACTACCACGTGCCACTGCTGTGTTCGCCCTGGTGCTTTTCGACTTATCGCGGCAGCTGA
- a CDS encoding MFS transporter, whose protein sequence is MSATEQAASPDSTAAPSLEDRVYRKVTWRLLPFLCILWVLAWLDRVNIGFAKLQMLDALRFSEAVYGLGAGIFFLGYFLFEVPSNALLQRIGAKKTVMRIAIGWGTICMLQALVTTPTQFYILRFLLGAFEAGFYPGVILYLTYWYPTSRRAKAFGTFMSASAVAGILGGPLAGMIMTSLDGASGFHGWQWLFVLEGFPSVVAGVVAFFYMTDRPDQARWLSVAEQRVIHHALERDARELGERGSDWRTLFRNARVWLLIAIFFCLLCANSALTFWIPTIIRDSGFGAPLVIGWIAALGYLFGAAGMILNGAHSDRRQEVRWHFALPAACGALAMAVMAMLLGQQTLAPVFTLVAMIVALTGTMSAIPVFWQLPNLYLAGGAAAIGVAFINSVANLAGFGAPYVLGLVKDATGSLAPGLYLVAAIELMAAVLVIVGIAHAKHRKEG, encoded by the coding sequence ATGTCCGCCACCGAACAAGCCGCATCACCCGATTCCACTGCCGCACCGTCGCTCGAGGATAGGGTCTACCGCAAGGTCACCTGGCGACTGTTGCCCTTCCTCTGCATCCTCTGGGTCCTGGCCTGGCTGGACCGCGTCAACATCGGTTTCGCCAAGTTGCAGATGCTCGATGCGCTGCGGTTCAGCGAGGCGGTCTATGGCCTGGGGGCGGGCATCTTCTTCCTCGGCTACTTCCTCTTCGAGGTGCCCTCCAACGCCTTGCTGCAGAGGATCGGTGCCAAGAAGACCGTCATGCGCATCGCCATTGGCTGGGGCACCATCTGCATGCTCCAGGCGTTGGTCACCACGCCGACCCAGTTCTACATCCTGCGCTTCCTGCTCGGTGCCTTCGAAGCGGGTTTCTACCCCGGCGTCATCCTCTACCTCACCTACTGGTACCCGACCTCACGGCGCGCCAAGGCGTTCGGCACGTTCATGTCCGCCTCGGCCGTCGCCGGGATTCTGGGCGGGCCGCTGGCGGGCATGATCATGACGTCCCTGGACGGCGCCAGCGGCTTCCACGGCTGGCAGTGGCTGTTCGTGCTGGAGGGGTTCCCCTCGGTAGTGGCCGGCGTGGTCGCCTTCTTCTATATGACCGATCGCCCCGACCAGGCCAGGTGGCTGAGTGTGGCGGAGCAGCGAGTCATCCATCACGCCCTGGAACGGGATGCCCGCGAACTGGGCGAGCGCGGCAGCGACTGGCGGACACTGTTCCGTAACGCGAGGGTCTGGTTGCTGATCGCCATCTTCTTCTGCCTGCTCTGCGCCAACTCCGCGCTGACTTTCTGGATCCCCACCATCATCCGCGACTCCGGATTCGGCGCGCCCCTGGTCATCGGCTGGATTGCCGCACTGGGCTACCTGTTCGGGGCGGCGGGGATGATTCTCAACGGCGCCCATTCGGACCGCCGCCAGGAGGTGCGTTGGCACTTCGCGCTGCCGGCGGCTTGCGGGGCACTGGCGATGGCGGTGATGGCCATGCTGCTCGGGCAGCAGACCCTGGCGCCCGTCTTCACCCTGGTGGCCATGATCGTCGCACTCACCGGGACCATGAGTGCCATACCGGTGTTCTGGCAATTGCCCAACCTCTATCTCGCCGGAGGCGCCGCGGCCATCGGTGTTGCATTCATCAACTCGGTGGCCAACCTCGCGGGCTTCGGTGCGCCTTATGTGCTCGGCCTGGTCAAGGACGCCACCGGCAGCCTGGCACCGGGGCTTTACCTGGTGGCGGCCATCGAACTGATGGCGGCAGTGCTGGTGATTGTCGGTATCGCCCACGCCAAGCATCGCAAGGAGGGTTAG
- the uraD gene encoding 2-oxo-4-hydroxy-4-carboxy-5-ureidoimidazoline decarboxylase: MTQPNTPAHRLDALNALEKADFVKLLGDIFEHSPEVAEIAWCARPFQSIEHLHETMMVSIRSRNVEARKTFLGRHPELSAAALRGGALTPASADEQASAGLHDLTPEDERQLEQLNRQYRARHGFPFIICVRHYTRAGLFFELRNRLGRDTATELDCALDQVHAITRNRLRQRLCH, from the coding sequence ATGACCCAGCCGAACACCCCCGCACACCGCCTGGATGCGCTCAATGCGTTGGAGAAGGCGGACTTCGTCAAACTGCTCGGCGACATCTTCGAGCACTCGCCCGAGGTGGCCGAAATAGCCTGGTGCGCCCGCCCCTTCCAGTCCATCGAGCACCTGCACGAAACGATGATGGTGAGCATCCGCAGCCGCAACGTCGAAGCGCGCAAAACCTTCCTCGGCCGCCATCCGGAACTCTCCGCGGCCGCACTACGGGGTGGCGCGCTCACCCCCGCCTCTGCCGACGAACAGGCCAGCGCAGGTCTGCACGACCTGACACCGGAAGACGAAAGACAGTTGGAGCAACTGAACCGGCAATACCGGGCCCGGCACGGCTTCCCCTTCATCATCTGCGTGCGTCACTACACCCGCGCCGGTCTCTTCTTCGAGCTGCGCAACCGCCTGGGCCGCGATACGGCAACGGAGTTGGACTGCGCGCTGGACCAGGTCCACGCCATCACCCGCAACCGCTTGCGGCAGCGCCTCTGCCACTAG
- a CDS encoding nucleoside deaminase: MSSIEAYLIDSIRLAMDNVRERKTWPFGAVLVRNGEILARSVNEVDATCDPSAHAEMQAVRAACKAQGSTDLSGSVVYASGYPCSMCLSAMHLAGVSKVYYAYSNEDGEPYDLSAERGYVELARPLEQRELSLTYVRARDEGPDLYEAWRQLQGG, encoded by the coding sequence ATGTCCAGCATTGAGGCTTATCTGATTGATTCCATCCGTCTCGCCATGGATAACGTGCGCGAGCGCAAGACCTGGCCCTTTGGCGCCGTGCTCGTGAGAAATGGCGAAATCCTGGCTCGTTCGGTCAACGAAGTGGATGCCACCTGCGACCCCAGTGCCCACGCTGAAATGCAGGCGGTGCGCGCGGCTTGCAAGGCCCAGGGCTCGACCGACCTCAGCGGCAGTGTTGTCTATGCCAGCGGCTACCCGTGCTCCATGTGCCTGTCCGCGATGCACTTGGCGGGGGTAAGCAAGGTCTATTACGCGTACTCCAATGAAGATGGCGAACCCTACGACCTCTCTGCGGAGCGCGGGTATGTGGAGCTGGCGCGGCCACTCGAGCAGCGAGAGCTGAGCCTGACCTATGTCCGTGCCCGCGACGAGGGGCCTGACCTGTACGAAGCCTGGCGGCAGCTGCAGGGTGGCTAG
- a CDS encoding phytanoyl-CoA dioxygenase family protein — MYEFPLSPATVEAFQRDGAVCIRQLFTLDEVALLERGIERNLAAPSERAKVASSPDDPGWFFEDFCNWRQFEEYHRFIVDSRVGSVAAQLMQCERARLYHDHLLVKEPNTRQRTPWHQDQPYYNVEGWQNCSMWMPVDPVARESTLEFVAGSHLGPWLMPRTFLDNQARWFPEGSLADLPDIEADRSRWNILGWALEPGDAVFFHMLTLHAAGGVGGQRRRRAFSLRFLGEDMRHAPRPWNTSPEFPGLAEQLPAGAPLTHPLFPVIWPRN; from the coding sequence ATGTACGAATTCCCGCTGTCCCCTGCCACGGTCGAAGCCTTCCAGCGCGACGGCGCGGTGTGCATCCGCCAGCTGTTCACCCTTGATGAGGTGGCGCTGCTGGAACGGGGTATCGAACGCAACCTGGCCGCGCCCAGCGAGCGGGCCAAGGTGGCCAGCAGCCCGGACGACCCCGGCTGGTTCTTCGAGGACTTCTGCAACTGGCGGCAGTTCGAGGAGTACCACCGCTTCATCGTCGACAGCCGGGTGGGTTCCGTGGCCGCGCAGTTGATGCAGTGCGAGCGGGCGCGCCTGTATCACGACCACCTGCTGGTAAAGGAGCCCAACACCCGCCAGCGCACGCCCTGGCACCAGGACCAGCCCTACTACAACGTCGAGGGCTGGCAGAACTGCAGCATGTGGATGCCGGTGGACCCGGTGGCGCGGGAGTCCACCCTGGAGTTCGTCGCCGGCTCGCACCTGGGGCCCTGGCTGATGCCCAGGACCTTTCTCGACAACCAGGCGCGCTGGTTCCCGGAAGGCAGCCTGGCGGACCTGCCGGATATCGAGGCGGACCGCTCGCGCTGGAACATCCTCGGCTGGGCCCTGGAGCCGGGGGATGCGGTGTTCTTCCATATGCTCACATTGCACGCCGCCGGCGGCGTGGGTGGGCAGCGCCGGCGGCGGGCCTTTTCCCTGCGCTTTTTGGGCGAGGACATGCGCCACGCCCCCCGGCCCTGGAACACCTCGCCCGAGTTCCCGGGGCTGGCGGAGCAACTACCGGCCGGCGCGCCCCTGACGCATCCGCTGTTCCCGGTGATCTGGCCCAGGAACTGA
- a CDS encoding amino acid permease translates to MEGTTLRRGLNARHIRFMALGSAIGTGLFYGSAAAIQRAGPSVLLAYVIGGLAVYLVMRALGEMAVRTPLAGSFGHYASQHLGRWAGFLTGWTYAFSMMMVCLADVTAFGVYMGLWFPDTPRWIWVLGIVLCIAALNLCSVRVFGELEFWLSLVKVLAIVAMIVAGLGVLLLGIQLGDGSAAASGFSNLWAHGGFFPNGIEGMLASFTIVMFAFGGIEVIGLTAGEAKDPRRMIPKAINSVPLRILLFYVLTLLVLMALYPWQKIGSQGSPFVQIFSGLGIASAASLLNVVVISAAVSAINSDIFCTGRMLYGMAQNGQAPAGFARLSRHGVPWMTVLVMSIALLVGVLLNYLLPNELFLVFASLVTFAVVWVWLMILLSQVAMRRGLGPEEVVGLDFPVPFWPWGQYFAIVFMLFILGVLAVFPDTRLALYVGVGWLVLLSLAYWRWVRPKEDGQEALELS, encoded by the coding sequence ATGGAAGGCACCACGCTGCGCCGTGGCCTGAACGCCCGGCATATCCGCTTCATGGCCCTGGGCTCGGCCATTGGCACCGGGCTCTTCTACGGTTCGGCGGCGGCGATCCAGCGCGCCGGGCCGTCGGTGCTGCTGGCCTATGTGATCGGCGGGCTGGCGGTGTACCTGGTGATGCGCGCCCTGGGGGAGATGGCGGTGCGCACGCCGCTGGCCGGCTCTTTCGGCCACTACGCCAGCCAGCACCTGGGACGTTGGGCGGGCTTTCTCACCGGCTGGACCTACGCCTTCTCGATGATGATGGTGTGCCTGGCGGATGTAACCGCCTTCGGCGTCTACATGGGCCTGTGGTTCCCCGACACGCCGCGCTGGATCTGGGTGCTGGGCATCGTGCTGTGCATCGCTGCGCTCAACCTGTGCAGCGTGCGGGTGTTCGGCGAGCTGGAGTTCTGGCTGTCGCTGGTGAAGGTGCTGGCCATAGTCGCCATGATCGTCGCCGGGTTGGGGGTGTTGCTGCTGGGCATCCAACTGGGCGACGGCTCGGCGGCGGCATCGGGGTTTTCCAACCTCTGGGCGCATGGTGGCTTCTTCCCCAACGGCATCGAGGGCATGCTGGCGTCCTTCACTATCGTGATGTTCGCTTTCGGCGGCATCGAGGTGATCGGCCTCACGGCGGGGGAGGCCAAGGACCCGAGGCGGATGATCCCAAAGGCGATCAACTCGGTGCCGCTGCGCATCCTGCTGTTCTATGTGCTCACCCTGCTGGTGCTGATGGCCCTCTATCCCTGGCAGAAGATCGGCAGCCAGGGCAGCCCCTTCGTGCAGATCTTCAGCGGCCTGGGCATCGCCTCGGCGGCCAGCCTGCTCAACGTGGTGGTGATCTCGGCGGCGGTGTCGGCCATCAACAGCGACATCTTCTGCACCGGGCGGATGCTCTACGGCATGGCGCAGAATGGCCAGGCGCCGGCTGGGTTCGCGCGCCTGTCGCGCCACGGGGTTCCCTGGATGACGGTGCTGGTGATGTCCATCGCGTTGCTCGTGGGTGTGTTGCTCAACTACCTGCTGCCCAATGAGCTGTTCCTGGTGTTCGCCTCCCTGGTGACCTTCGCGGTGGTCTGGGTCTGGCTGATGATCCTGCTCTCCCAGGTGGCGATGCGCCGTGGGCTGGGGCCAGAGGAGGTCGTGGGCCTGGACTTCCCGGTGCCGTTCTGGCCTTGGGGGCAGTACTTCGCGATTGTCTTCATGCTGTTCATTCTCGGGGTGCTGGCGGTCTTCCCCGATACGCGGCTGGCCCTCTATGTCGGTGTCGGCTGGCTGGTGCTGCTGTCGCTGGCCTACTGGCGCTGGGTGCGGCCGAAGGAGGACGGCCAGGAGGCATTGGAGTTGTCCTGA
- the norR gene encoding nitric oxide reductase transcriptional regulator NorR: MTSHPLLQTLIPLVSDLSRELPERERYRRLLEALRGLLPCDATALLRLDGDQLVPMAVDGLSQDTLGRRFKVAEHPRLQALMEHRGVTRFAADCGLPDPYDGLVEGHQDHLEVHDCMGCPIYLDDRPWGVLTLDAMDPSRFDGQDLEVLDGFASLAAATVKAVDRMDSLTRRAQDEQQLAEVYRQAAGQARPQELIGQSAAHKALVEEIKLVGGSELTVLISGETGVGKELVAQSIHGGSLRSRHPLISLNCAALPDTLVESELFGHVRGAFSGAVNDRKGKFELADEGTLFLDEVGELPLAIQAKLLRVLQSGQLQRVGSDREHRVNVRVIAATNRDLAEEVRAGRFRADLYHRLSVYPLRVPPLRERGRDVLLLTGFFLEENRPRLGLRSLRLSQDAQAALLGYDWPGNVRELEHLIGRAALKALAACPERPRILTLTAQDLALPGNQPMTPCSPLDAPVATVVGDLRDAVDQYQRQLIMASLERQQDNWAASARELGLDRANLLRLAKRLGIK; encoded by the coding sequence ATGACATCCCACCCTCTACTGCAGACGCTGATCCCCCTGGTCAGCGATCTCTCCCGCGAACTGCCCGAGCGCGAGCGCTACCGTCGCCTGCTGGAAGCCCTGCGCGGCCTGCTGCCCTGCGATGCCACCGCGCTGCTGCGCCTGGACGGTGACCAGTTGGTGCCCATGGCGGTGGACGGCCTCAGCCAGGACACCCTGGGCCGACGCTTCAAGGTCGCCGAGCACCCGCGGCTACAGGCCCTGATGGAGCATCGCGGCGTCACCCGCTTCGCCGCCGATTGTGGATTGCCCGATCCCTATGACGGCCTGGTGGAAGGCCACCAGGACCATCTGGAGGTCCACGACTGTATGGGTTGCCCGATCTACCTGGATGACCGTCCCTGGGGCGTGCTGACGCTGGATGCCATGGACCCTTCGCGCTTCGACGGCCAGGACCTGGAAGTGCTGGATGGCTTCGCCAGCCTGGCGGCCGCTACGGTGAAGGCTGTGGACCGCATGGACAGCCTGACCCGCCGCGCCCAGGATGAACAGCAACTGGCAGAGGTCTACCGTCAGGCGGCCGGCCAGGCCCGACCCCAGGAGCTGATCGGCCAGAGTGCGGCGCACAAGGCGCTGGTGGAGGAGATCAAACTGGTCGGCGGCAGCGAACTGACGGTGCTGATCAGCGGGGAAACCGGGGTAGGCAAGGAGTTGGTGGCGCAATCGATCCATGGCGGCTCGCTACGCTCCCGACACCCGCTGATCAGCCTCAACTGCGCAGCCCTGCCCGACACACTGGTGGAGAGCGAGCTGTTCGGCCATGTGCGCGGCGCCTTCTCCGGCGCGGTGAATGATCGCAAGGGCAAGTTCGAGCTGGCCGATGAGGGCACGCTGTTCCTCGACGAGGTGGGCGAGTTGCCTTTGGCCATCCAGGCCAAGCTGCTGCGTGTCCTGCAGAGCGGGCAGCTGCAACGGGTCGGGTCGGATCGCGAGCACCGGGTCAACGTCAGGGTCATCGCGGCCACCAACCGCGACCTGGCGGAGGAAGTACGTGCCGGGCGTTTTCGCGCCGACCTCTACCATCGCCTGAGCGTCTATCCGTTGCGCGTCCCTCCCCTGCGCGAACGGGGCCGCGATGTACTGCTGCTGACCGGTTTCTTCCTCGAGGAGAACCGCCCCCGACTCGGCCTGCGCAGCCTGCGACTCAGCCAGGATGCCCAGGCCGCCCTGCTCGGCTATGACTGGCCTGGCAACGTGCGCGAGCTGGAACACCTGATCGGCCGCGCGGCCCTCAAGGCACTAGCGGCATGCCCAGAGCGGCCACGCATCCTCACGCTCACCGCCCAGGATCTCGCCCTGCCGGGCAACCAGCCCATGACCCCCTGCAGCCCACTGGATGCGCCTGTCGCCACCGTGGTCGGAGACCTGCGGGACGCGGTGGACCAGTACCAGCGCCAACTGATCATGGCCAGCCTGGAACGTCAGCAAGACAACTGGGCCGCATCGGCACGCGAGCTGGGCCTGGATCGTGCCAACCTGCTGCGCCTGGCCAAGCGTCTGGGCATCAAGTGA